Genomic DNA from Marispirochaeta aestuarii:
TAAGCAGCTCGGGCTTCGCCTCAATTCCTGTAAACTCATCCCGGCGCTCCTGAAATTTCCTCCTCATTGAAGAGATGCGGGCTCCCATGTACTGCAGGTAGGGACCGGTATTTCCGTTGAAAGAGAGAGACTCCTTCGGGTTGAATATCATGTCCTTGTTGGGAGAGACCTGCAGAAGATAGTAGTGCAGTGCAGCCAGTGCGACCTTGCGGGCGGTCTCATCCACCGATTCTACCTCGTCCTCCCGTTCTTTCTCCCGGATTTCCGCCTCCGCCATGGAGGTCAGTTCCCGGATCAGATCGTCCGCATCTACCACAGTGCCTTCCCGGGACTTCATCTTTCCTTCCGGCAGATTAACCATACCGTAGGAGAGATGATACAGGTTTTCAGCCCATTCGAAACCGAGTTTAGTCAGCACATGGAAAAGCACCCGGAAGTGGTACTGCTGCTCGCTTCCCACAACGTAAACCAGACGGGTAAAATGCCAGTCCTTCTGGCGCTGGATGGCGGTTCCGATATCCTGCGTCAGGTAGAGGGAGGTTCCATCGCTGCGGAGGAGCACCTTTTTGTCCAGTCCGATCTCTTCAAGATCGACCCAGATGGATCCGTCCTCTTCCTTATAAAAGACTCCCCTCTCCAGTCCTTTCAGGATCTCGTCCTTGCCCAGACTGTAGGTCTGACTTTCGTAGTAGATCTGGTCGAAACTGATTCCCGTAGCCTCATAGGTCTCTTCTATTCCCTCGATAGCCCAGCGGTTCATCAGTCTCCAGAGGCTGTTTACCTCGGGATCGTTCTTCTCCCAGGCCACCAGCATTGACCGGGCATCTTCCTCCGCCCGGGGATTCTCTTTGGCCCACTGATTGAATTTAACGTAGTAGTCTCCCACGAAGTGATCGCTTTTTTTACCCGTCGATTCAGGAGTTGATCCGTCGCCGAACTCCCGGTAGGCGAGCATGGATTTACATATATGTATGCCCCGGTCATTGATAAGGTTTACCTTGCGCACATCCGCTCCGGCGGCCCGAAGAATCCGTGAGATACTCTCCCCCAGGGCATCGTTTCTCAGATGGCCCAGATGGAGGGGTTTGTTGGTATTGGGACAGGAGAATTCCACCATAACGGGCACTCCCTTCAAATGTCCGCTGGAGCCGTATGCCTCCGGCAGATCCCGGGTGGCAGCAAGAAGCTCCGCTGCGATGTTTCCCACACCGATAACGACATTGACATAGGGTCCGGCGGTTCTGACTTCTCCGGAAAGATCGTCACGATTTCGAAGCCCCTGGGCAAGTTCTTCCGCCAGGGCCTGGGGAGAAGTCCGGAATACCTTTGCGAAAGGGAACAAAGGAAAGGCAATGTCCCCCATTTCACTCTTCGGCGGCACTCCCGGAACAAGGTCCTTTTCTTTCAGCGCCGCGGGGTCATCTCCCCGGCGGTCGGCAAGGGCACAGAGCTCCTCAAAGACCGCCTTTTTCCAGTTTTCCCGTACTGCCTCAATTCCTGTCATGAAAACCTCTTGAATCGGTGTGGAATGCTTAGAAATCTATTGAAAATAACCAATCAGTGCAAGCATGGAGCTGAACTTTTGCGGACCCTGCCGACGGAAGGAACCGAACTCCGGGTTGCAGCAGGTGCAGGGATTGTAATAATACACAGACGTGACTTCAAGCTTTTCAGCAATACCAAGGTTCGCCTGCAGAAGAGAAAGAAAATAATGCCCTTCTTCTTCCCTGACAGCTCTGCCGCCGAAGGACGCCCGGAACAGATTATACCGTTCCCGGTCGACCTGGTAACAGCAATCAGCTATGGAGGGACCCAGAAAAACTGTGATCTCCTCTTTTCGTTCCCGGGGAGAATAACGAAGAAGGGCTTCCGCGAGGATTCCAGTCCCTTTCCAGCCGGAATGAAGCAGTATAATCTCTCCGATTTTTCTGTGCCATATATATACGGGCATGCAGTCAGCGACGGTCGCCGAAAGGAATCCCGGCCCCCGGGGCATGCGAAGACCGTCCCCGGTCTGAACAGGGGGATTCCGCAGTGTCTTATCAGATACAGGATTCACGAGCTTTGTATGCTGCTGCAGCTGGGCGTGGACGGGCACCTCTATTCCAAGATTATCGTACAGGCGCTGCCGGTGTTCCGGCCCCCGGGAATCTTTCCAGCTCATGGAACCGGCTTCCACGGTGCTGAGGGCAAGAAAGGGAGCGTCATCACCATCCGAGAGCAGTCGGAACTCAATGTGGTCCCGGTTTCTGAGGACCGAGGATTCAGGAAGACCGGGCATAATTTTCTTCCAGGCTTATCATGTCCGCAAGAATCCTGCGTCCTTCGGAGACAATATGTGACACGGATCCAAGCTCCTTTAAAAAGGCTTCGTTATTACGTCCGCCGATGTACCCGAGGTTCGAAAGGGTATCGAAGCGTCCGCCTTTTTCCCCGTGGAGGATTCCCTCCAGTACGGAAGACAAAAGAGATATGTGTTCGAGACCGGTATTCAGAATGCGCCTGGCCCGCTTGTCCGCATCGACGGCCACTTTGGCGGCTTTTTTCTGCCGCAGGGTTTTGGACGGTACATCGGAAGCTATGGAGACAAGCAGCCTGCCACCCTCCCCGGCGGGTGCAAGATAATCACTGGGTTCGGATATGTTTTCCGCCAGCAGATGGAGACCATTGTAGGCTTCCGAATAGTCCTCGCTGTTCTGGGCCTTGTAGAACTCCCCGTCAATCAGCAGCTGTTTGAGCACAATGTTGATCTTTAACGAAAACAGGTGATCCAGGAATTGGGCCAGAAAGGCGATCGAACCTTCATGAACAAAGTCCACGGGCACGGGGAGAACGCCCTCCTGATAATACGCCAGGGGCGTAAGTTTCTGTCTGCCGACCAGCAGTTTCGCCTGATCCATGGTGCTCTCATATTCCCGGGAGAGCAGATAACGCCGGGCTTCCCCTTTCAGTTTCTGCTTCCAGAAGGAACGAAAAAGTCCGATCCATTCCTCACCGGCGGATACGGGTTTCAGAAAAACATTGGCCTTTCCCGAGGCAAGACGAAGGATATCGTAGAGGGGAATGGATCGATAGAAATTCCGTATTCCCCTTAAGCCCTCGCTTGCCTGGGCTATCTCTTTTTTCAGGTCTTCCAGGACGGAACCGTGGTCGGCCTCCTCCTGGTCGGGCCGGGTCACGATAAAGAGAGATTCGATAAGGCCCGGCGAAGCGGAACAGTTCATGCTGTGGAAAATCCGCATCAACTGACTCAGGGGTTCCCGAATTTCAGCCGCCGGGCACCCTTCATCCTGCCCGGCAGCTGCATATTTATTCTTGATCTTTTCATAGGGAAAATAGACAAGTTCACTCAGAATCTGCAGACACCTCGAGTCCTGACTGAGCTTTGACTTTTCCTCGGGGGTCAATTCAAACAGAATATCTTCGAACTGATTATAGAGCAGCTTTGCCAGCTCCTTTTCGTCATCATTGTCCAATTCGGCGGCGAACTTTTCCGGGACGCAGGTATCCCGTATACGCTGATCGACATGGGGAAGATCCTGATTGATAATGAGGGCAAAGAGTTCTTCTTTTTTCTGAACGCTAAGACGCGAAAGAGGCAGCATGAAGACCTGCACCGCTTTTCGCAGCTTTTTTACTTCTTCCAGAAAAGCACCGCTCAGGGTACTTCGGGAATAATCGTAAAGCCCGGGAAAAGCGGAATCCACCTCATGGTAAATCCGGCGCATTACCGTATCTTCAATTACCTCAATCCTGGTAAGGGGAGTAAAAAGAGTCCTGAAAAAAACGATGAGCTTCTGGAAAAAGGTGAAGGAGCTGTATTCGCTCTCGAGATTAACCGTCTGGGGTTCATCTTCCAGGGCATGAACCGGTTCCGCTTCACTTTCGAGCATCTTCGTAAGGCGCACCAGCATGGCCTGGCGTTCTTCCCGGGATAATTCACGAACAAGACGATCGAAGCCGGATGTACCCTGCTCTGCACGCATGAGCTTATTCTAGGTTATCTGGCTGGACTGGTCAAGTTCCGCATTTTTTGCCTTTTTTAAAACTTTTTCCTTGACAACCCCTGAACATTAGGGTATCTCATTAACAATGCTTTTTAATATTCTAAGCCTTATTATTATTCTCCCCATTATTCTGATTATCAGCCCTCAATCGCGGGGAGAATATGCCTAGGGCTTTTCAATAGCCGATAACAGGCCGTTCTTCCTGCGGGAAGAACGGCCTTTTTTTTTCAGGGACCCAGAGCGACGGGTTTTCCCATCCGAGAGAAAGGAGCAGTGCTTGAAAGGTACGGAAGTCATTGTAGAAGCATTAAAAAAGGAGCGGGTCGAAATTGTCTTCGGGTATCCCGGAGGGGCGGTGATCCCGCTCTTTGATCAGTTGTACGGGGAGAAGTCTATCCGGCTGGTCCTGACCCGTCACGAGCAGGCTGCAGTCCATGCCGCTGATGGTTATGCGCGATCCACCGGCAGGCCCGGCGTCTGTATTGTAACCAGCGGCCCGGGAGCAACAAACACGGTAACCGGTCTGGCAACGGCTAATTTTGACAGTGTTCCTCTTGTCTGTATTTCCGGACAGGTTCCGCGACAGATGATCGGGAACGACGCCTTTCAGGAAGCTGACACTGTAGGCATCACCCGGCCGGTAACCAAGCATAATTATCTTGTGACGGATGTGGACAAGCTGGGAAGAATTGTGCGGGAAGGCTTCTTTATTGCCTCTTCCGGCCGTCCCGGTCCGGTTGTAATCGATGTCCCCAAGGACATCATGACCTCGGACACCCGTAAAGCAATTCCGGAAACCGTTCATATCCGGGGTTACAACCCGGTAACCAGCGGACATGCTGTGCAGATCAAGCGTGCCGCAACGGCAATCAATAAAGCCCGTCGGCCCCTGATTTTTGCCGGCGGTGGCCTGCACATTGCCAATGCCGCTGAGGAACTGAAGGAGCTCCTGGAAAAAATCAGCGTTCCAATGGTTACCAGCCTTATGGGCATAGGGGCCGTTCCGGCGGACCATCCCCTGAACCTGGGAATGATAGGGATGCACGGCAGCTATGCTGCGAACATGGCTGTCCAGAAGGCGGACCTTCTTCTTGGCATAGGCGTACGTTTCGATGACCGGGCCACCGGAGATCTCTCCCGTTTTGCGCCTGAAGCACAGATTATCCATATCGACATCGACCCTGCGGCAATAGCCCGGAACGTTCCGGTATCGATACCCATAGTCGGAGATGCGAAACAAACCCTCACCGATCTTATGCCTCTGGTGGAACGCAGGGCCCCGGAGGAGTGGCTTGCTGAAGTCCGGAACTGGTCGAAGTACTACAAAAGCCTGGACGAGGTCAGTACAGACAACTCCGATGACCTGACAGCCAGACGAACCATTCAGCTTCTGGGAAAAACATTTCCCGATGCGATTGTCTCCACCGAGGTCGGCCAGAACCAGATGTGGGCCGCCCAGTTTTTTCCTTTTACCAGGAGCAGAAGCTGGCTTACCTCCGGGGGCCTGGGTACAATGGGATACGGATTTCCCGCCGCCATCGGCGCACAGGCAGGCAACCCCGACCAGAAGGTCCTTGTGATTGCGGGGGACGGATCTATACAGATGAACATCCAGGAACTCGCCACTGCGGTTCTGGACGGATTTCCCGTCATTATCGCGATCCTGAACAACGGCTACCTGGGAATGGTACGCCAGTGGCAGGAGCTTTTTTATAACCGGCGTTACGCAAAAACCTGCCTCGAAGCCGGTATCGACTGTCCTCCGGACTGTTCGGATCCGCGGGTTCCAGGGGCAGGCTGCCCGCCCTATGTACCGGATTTCGTCGCTCTGGCTGAAGCCTACGGAGCGGTGGGATTACGGGCGGCCACTGTCAGTGAAGCAGTGAAGGCAGTAGAGACTGCTGCGGCAGAGAAAGACCGGCCGGTAATCATCGATTTCATCATCCCCAGGGAGGAGAACGTCTGGCCCATGGTAGCCCCCGGTGCGGCACTCCACGAGATGCTGGGAAAAGGAGGCCCCCTGTGAAGCATACTATATCTCTTCTGGTGGAAAACCACGAAGGAGTCCTTTCAAGAATAGCCGGACTGTTTTCCGGACGGGGCTACAACCTGGAAAGCTTTACCGCGGGACCCTCGGTGGATCCCAGCATGACCCGCATAACCCTTGTCTGCGGCGGGGACGACCAGATAATCGATCAGATAAAGAAGCAGCTGAACAGGCTCATCGATATCATAAAGGTCGTGGATTTGACCGAAAGTCCAACCGTAGACAGGGAACTCGCCCTGGTCCGGGTAAAAGCAAAAAGCGGTGCCAGGGGAGAGATTTTTCAGATCGCGGATATCTTCCGCGCCAAGGTCATGGATGTAGCCAGCGAATCCATCATGCTGGAACTGACAGGTTCGTCGGATAAGATTGACGACTTTATCGCTCTTTTGGGAGACTTTTCCATCCTCGAGTTTGCCCGGAGCGGAATCGTATCCATGTCCAGAGGTAAAAAGGAACAACGCGGCCCCTCAGCCGCTAAACAATAGCTGACTTTTTTCAGGAGATTCAGGATGAACAAAATTACAGTGTATGATACGACCCTTCGTGACGGTATGCAGGGAATAGAGGTAAGCTTTACCCTGCAGGACAAACTGGCGATATCCCACGCCCTGGATGATATCGGGGTCGACTATATCGAAGGAGGTTTTCCCCTTTCCAACGAGAAGGAGGAGGCCTTTTTCAACCAGGTGAAAAAGGAGAAATTCAGTCACGCGAAAATTGTCGCCTTCGGCTCCACCCGCCACGCCGGAAAAAAGGCTGCCGAGGATGCCCATATCCAGGCCCTGCTCAACGCAGAAACCGAGACTGTTGTGGTGGTGGGTAAAACCTGGAAGGCTCACGTGGAAAAGGTCCTCCGTACCGATACTGAAGAAAACCTGGAAATGATCCGGGACTCCATATTCTACCTTAAATCCAGGGGCAGGGAGGTATTCTTTGACCTGGAGCATTTCTTTGACGGATACCGGGATGATCCCGACTACGCCCTTCGGGTTCTGCAGGCCGGTTCCGATGCAGGAGCGGATTGCCTTGTCATGTGCGACACAAACGGCGGAGTGCTGCCCCATGAAGTGGAACAATTTATCCGGGAAATTCCGCGGGATAAGCTTGCACCCCTGGGAGTACATTTTCATGATGACTCCGGTGTCGCGACGGCAAACAGCCTGACAGGAATCCGCTCCGGGGCAATCCACATCCAGGGAACCATTAACGGATGGGGAGAGCGCTGCGGAAACGCAAACCTCTGCGTTGTCGTGCCGAACCTGGCCCTTAAATGCGGGTACGAAGTGAACATGAGCCGTAATCTGGAGCACCTGACCTCCCTATCCCGTTTTGTGGCTGAAAAAGCCAACATTATCCCGGAAAAACGTCAGCCCTATGTGGGGATTGCGGCCTTCAGCCATAAGGCAGGCCAGCATGCGGATGTCATAGCCAAGGCGCCGGAGCTCATGGAGCACATTGACGGGGCAAAGGTTGGAAACGAACGGAGAATACTCCTGTCGGAACTGGCGGGAAAATCATCGGTCCTTCCCAAGCTGAAGAAATACGGAAAGTTCGACCGGAACTCCAAGGAGGTCCTCTCCATAACAAAACTGCTGAAAGAGAAGGAAAACCAGGGCTACGAGTACGAAGCCGCGGAAGCATCCTTCGACCTGCTTGTCCGCAAACATCTGGACCGCTATCGGCCGATGCTGGAACTGGACAACTACCACCTGGAGAGCTACAAAACCGGGGATACCCCCTCAAAGACGGTGGGCAGAATTTTCATGCGAATTGACAGGCGCCAGGTTATGGGTGCCGGAGTCGGTATTGGACCGGTGGAAACCCTGGACGCCGCCCTGAGGGACGCCCTGCTCCCCTTCTACCCCTTCATCGAAAAGATCAGCCTTATAGACTACAAGGTGCGTGTATTGAATCCCCAGGAAGCTGCGGCTTCAAAGGTCCGGGTATTTATAACCTCCACCGACCACAAGGAGAACAGCTGGGATACCGTGGGGGTTTCCGAGAATATAGTGGAGGCCTCCTGGGACGCCATCGTTGAGAGTTTCGAGTATTATTATAATACGTATATGGATAAACATAAGACCTAGGGGAACTTCTGCAGCCGCCGGATTTCTCAAAAAACAAGAAAAGGAGCCTGGCCGCAAGGACGGCTCCTTTTCTTATGTTCTCAACAGTATTACTGCCCGGTAAACCCCTCCGTCTCCAGAGGCCGGACCATAACCTCGCCGCCCGAAAGGTACTTTATCCCTTCAATTGCCGCCAGGGCAGCTGATGTGGTGGTCGTGTAGGGTACCTTGTGCCGGACCGCCTGGATGCGGATGTCATGGTCCCCGTATTGGGAGTTCCTGCCCAGAGGTGTATTGATAATCAGGGAGAAACGCCCTGATTTTATGTGGTCGATAACATTGGGGTGTCCTTCGTGAATCTTCAGGACCACCTCGGCGAAGATCCCCCGGCCGAACAGGTAATCCGCCGTTCCCCGGGTGGCGGCAATCTCGAAACCGCATGCTTTGAGTTCCCGCACAATGGGAAGTATGGTCTCCCGGTCGTTCTGGTGGACTGAAACCAGGGCTCTGCCGGTGGTGGGAAGCACACTGCCCACGGCGGCCTGGGCTTTCGCGAAAGCCTCGCCGAAGCTGGCGCCGGTACCGATAACCTCTCCGGTGGACCGCATCTCCGGTCCCAGCAGGGGATCCACCAGGGCAAAGCGGTCAAAGCTGAAAACAGCCTCTTTTACAGCCCATCCGGTGATGCAGTGTCCTTCGCCCATGCCGTTTTTGCAGAGACCCTGCTGTTCAAGATCGATCCCCTGCCACAGCAGCACCCCGGCCTTGACCAGGTTGACCCCGGAAGCCTTCGACAGAAAGGGAACCGTCCGGGATGCCCGGGGATTTACCTCCAGTACATAGAGCCGATCACCTTTTACTGCGAACTGAATGTTCAGAAAACCCTTTACCTGAATCTCCCTGGCAATCTTCGCCGTCGCCTCTTTCATTTCCGAAAGGATTTCGGGGCTCGATTTATAGGGGGGAAAAACGCAGGCTGAATCGCCGGAGTGAACCCCCGCGGCCTCGATATGCTGCATGATCCCTGAGATATAGACGTTTTTGCCGTCCGACAGGGCATCCAGATCATATTCAAAGGCGTCCTCCAGGAACTGATCCACCAGGACCGGCCGTTCCTTCGACATGGGCAGTTCCTGCTTCAGGAACTCCTCCAGTTCATCCTCGCTGTAGGCAATAAACATGCTTCTGCCCCCCAGCACGAAGGAGGGACGAAGCAGCACCGGGAAACCGATCTCCCTGGAAAAGCGTTTTACCTCCGCCGCATCCGCGGCCATCCGGTTCTCCGGCTGCCTGAGTTTGAGTTTTTTCAGCAGAGCAGTAAAGAGTCCCCGGTCTTCGGCATCGAAGATACTTTTTACGCTGGTTCCGACGATGTTGGCTCCCGCCGCCTCGAGCTCTTCAGCAAGATTCAGGGGAGTCTGTCCGCCAAGCTGTACCAGCACATCCCTGACCCCTTCTTTTTTCATGATGGATTTAACATGCTCGGCGTTCAGAGGTTCGATATACAACCGGTCGGAGATATTGAAATCCGTGGACACCGTCTCGGGATTGGAGTTTACGATAATCGATTTTACTCCCTCTTCGCGATAGGCCAGGGAAGCCAGGGTACAGCAGGTATCGAACTCGAGACCCTGACCTATACGGTTCGGTCCGGAGGCAAGTATTATTACCCCCTGCCCTGTCACCGCTTCGCCCTCGTCTATTTCTCCATAGGTGGAGTAAAAATAGGGGGTCTCGGCGGTGAACTCTCCGGCACAGGTATCTACAAAATGATACCCCGCCTCAATCCCCTCGGATTCCCGTTTTTTCGCCACCTCCGTCTCTGTCTGTCCGCTTATGGTGG
This window encodes:
- the argS gene encoding arginine--tRNA ligase — its product is MTGIEAVRENWKKAVFEELCALADRRGDDPAALKEKDLVPGVPPKSEMGDIAFPLFPFAKVFRTSPQALAEELAQGLRNRDDLSGEVRTAGPYVNVVIGVGNIAAELLAATRDLPEAYGSSGHLKGVPVMVEFSCPNTNKPLHLGHLRNDALGESISRILRAAGADVRKVNLINDRGIHICKSMLAYREFGDGSTPESTGKKSDHFVGDYYVKFNQWAKENPRAEEDARSMLVAWEKNDPEVNSLWRLMNRWAIEGIEETYEATGISFDQIYYESQTYSLGKDEILKGLERGVFYKEEDGSIWVDLEEIGLDKKVLLRSDGTSLYLTQDIGTAIQRQKDWHFTRLVYVVGSEQQYHFRVLFHVLTKLGFEWAENLYHLSYGMVNLPEGKMKSREGTVVDADDLIRELTSMAEAEIREKEREDEVESVDETARKVALAALHYYLLQVSPNKDMIFNPKESLSFNGNTGPYLQYMGARISSMRRKFQERRDEFTGIEAKPELLNTPEERELIKLCSDFSSVIAAAADQYNPSLLASYLYELARTFSRYYHETPILTGSEKETAVSRLALASAVLCVLKNGMYLLNIPFVEKM
- a CDS encoding polyphenol oxidase family protein, with product MPGLPESSVLRNRDHIEFRLLSDGDDAPFLALSTVEAGSMSWKDSRGPEHRQRLYDNLGIEVPVHAQLQQHTKLVNPVSDKTLRNPPVQTGDGLRMPRGPGFLSATVADCMPVYIWHRKIGEIILLHSGWKGTGILAEALLRYSPRERKEEITVFLGPSIADCCYQVDRERYNLFRASFGGRAVREEEGHYFLSLLQANLGIAEKLEVTSVYYYNPCTCCNPEFGSFRRQGPQKFSSMLALIGYFQ
- a CDS encoding DUF5312 family protein — translated: MRAEQGTSGFDRLVRELSREERQAMLVRLTKMLESEAEPVHALEDEPQTVNLESEYSSFTFFQKLIVFFRTLFTPLTRIEVIEDTVMRRIYHEVDSAFPGLYDYSRSTLSGAFLEEVKKLRKAVQVFMLPLSRLSVQKKEELFALIINQDLPHVDQRIRDTCVPEKFAAELDNDDEKELAKLLYNQFEDILFELTPEEKSKLSQDSRCLQILSELVYFPYEKIKNKYAAAGQDEGCPAAEIREPLSQLMRIFHSMNCSASPGLIESLFIVTRPDQEEADHGSVLEDLKKEIAQASEGLRGIRNFYRSIPLYDILRLASGKANVFLKPVSAGEEWIGLFRSFWKQKLKGEARRYLLSREYESTMDQAKLLVGRQKLTPLAYYQEGVLPVPVDFVHEGSIAFLAQFLDHLFSLKINIVLKQLLIDGEFYKAQNSEDYSEAYNGLHLLAENISEPSDYLAPAGEGGRLLVSIASDVPSKTLRQKKAAKVAVDADKRARRILNTGLEHISLLSSVLEGILHGEKGGRFDTLSNLGYIGGRNNEAFLKELGSVSHIVSEGRRILADMISLEENYARSS
- the ilvB gene encoding biosynthetic-type acetolactate synthase large subunit, which codes for MKGTEVIVEALKKERVEIVFGYPGGAVIPLFDQLYGEKSIRLVLTRHEQAAVHAADGYARSTGRPGVCIVTSGPGATNTVTGLATANFDSVPLVCISGQVPRQMIGNDAFQEADTVGITRPVTKHNYLVTDVDKLGRIVREGFFIASSGRPGPVVIDVPKDIMTSDTRKAIPETVHIRGYNPVTSGHAVQIKRAATAINKARRPLIFAGGGLHIANAAEELKELLEKISVPMVTSLMGIGAVPADHPLNLGMIGMHGSYAANMAVQKADLLLGIGVRFDDRATGDLSRFAPEAQIIHIDIDPAAIARNVPVSIPIVGDAKQTLTDLMPLVERRAPEEWLAEVRNWSKYYKSLDEVSTDNSDDLTARRTIQLLGKTFPDAIVSTEVGQNQMWAAQFFPFTRSRSWLTSGGLGTMGYGFPAAIGAQAGNPDQKVLVIAGDGSIQMNIQELATAVLDGFPVIIAILNNGYLGMVRQWQELFYNRRYAKTCLEAGIDCPPDCSDPRVPGAGCPPYVPDFVALAEAYGAVGLRAATVSEAVKAVETAAAEKDRPVIIDFIIPREENVWPMVAPGAALHEMLGKGGPL
- the ilvN gene encoding acetolactate synthase small subunit encodes the protein MKHTISLLVENHEGVLSRIAGLFSGRGYNLESFTAGPSVDPSMTRITLVCGGDDQIIDQIKKQLNRLIDIIKVVDLTESPTVDRELALVRVKAKSGARGEIFQIADIFRAKVMDVASESIMLELTGSSDKIDDFIALLGDFSILEFARSGIVSMSRGKKEQRGPSAAKQ
- the cimA gene encoding citramalate synthase: MNKITVYDTTLRDGMQGIEVSFTLQDKLAISHALDDIGVDYIEGGFPLSNEKEEAFFNQVKKEKFSHAKIVAFGSTRHAGKKAAEDAHIQALLNAETETVVVVGKTWKAHVEKVLRTDTEENLEMIRDSIFYLKSRGREVFFDLEHFFDGYRDDPDYALRVLQAGSDAGADCLVMCDTNGGVLPHEVEQFIREIPRDKLAPLGVHFHDDSGVATANSLTGIRSGAIHIQGTINGWGERCGNANLCVVVPNLALKCGYEVNMSRNLEHLTSLSRFVAEKANIIPEKRQPYVGIAAFSHKAGQHADVIAKAPELMEHIDGAKVGNERRILLSELAGKSSVLPKLKKYGKFDRNSKEVLSITKLLKEKENQGYEYEAAEASFDLLVRKHLDRYRPMLELDNYHLESYKTGDTPSKTVGRIFMRIDRRQVMGAGVGIGPVETLDAALRDALLPFYPFIEKISLIDYKVRVLNPQEAAASKVRVFITSTDHKENSWDTVGVSENIVEASWDAIVESFEYYYNTYMDKHKT
- the carB gene encoding carbamoyl-phosphate synthase large subunit, which gives rise to MPARKDLSTIMIIGSGPIVIGQACEFDYSGTQAVAALKEEGYRVVLVNPNPATVMTTPGIADVIYTEPLKPQYVEKIIEKERPDALLPTMGGQTGLNLSLELYDRGILDRYKVELIGATVEAIRLAEDRGRFKDLATKIGLDTPRSVMTRDLAGARALAEEVGLPMIIRPSYTLGGMGGSIAYEMEELDDLVSRALEESPVHEALVEESLLGWKEFEMEVMRDRMDNAVIVCSIENLDPMGIHTGDSITVAPIQTLSDREYQIMRTASIETLRAVGVDCGGSNVQFAVKPDTGRLVIIEMNPRVSRSSALASKATGFPIARCSAKLAVGYTLDEITNEITGKTVSCFEPALDYVAVKVPRFELEKFPLGYKQLGTQMKSVGESLALGRTFPEALNKALRSAELGVEGLQELSIGYDGLDAMLDTLHPRRIFAAFTVLKREGKRALKRLQERTMFDPWFLHYMLKQVELEDELAAGHLGGDLLLRAKRMGLSDKRIATISGQTETEVAKKRESEGIEAGYHFVDTCAGEFTAETPYFYSTYGEIDEGEAVTGQGVIILASGPNRIGQGLEFDTCCTLASLAYREEGVKSIIVNSNPETVSTDFNISDRLYIEPLNAEHVKSIMKKEGVRDVLVQLGGQTPLNLAEELEAAGANIVGTSVKSIFDAEDRGLFTALLKKLKLRQPENRMAADAAEVKRFSREIGFPVLLRPSFVLGGRSMFIAYSEDELEEFLKQELPMSKERPVLVDQFLEDAFEYDLDALSDGKNVYISGIMQHIEAAGVHSGDSACVFPPYKSSPEILSEMKEATAKIAREIQVKGFLNIQFAVKGDRLYVLEVNPRASRTVPFLSKASGVNLVKAGVLLWQGIDLEQQGLCKNGMGEGHCITGWAVKEAVFSFDRFALVDPLLGPEMRSTGEVIGTGASFGEAFAKAQAAVGSVLPTTGRALVSVHQNDRETILPIVRELKACGFEIAATRGTADYLFGRGIFAEVVLKIHEGHPNVIDHIKSGRFSLIINTPLGRNSQYGDHDIRIQAVRHKVPYTTTTSAALAAIEGIKYLSGGEVMVRPLETEGFTGQ